The genome window GGCGCGCGTCCACTCCCCCTGCTCCAGGAGGGCGCGGGCAACGTAGGAGCGCAGATAGAAGACCCACGAATCCAGGTCGCGCCGGGTGCAGTACTCGATCCCCTGGTCGAGCAGGGCGTAGAGCACCGCGTAGTCGTGCGCCTCGATCGCGTGGCAGGACAGGTTGCAGAACGCCCGGGCCACGTGCTCCTGGTACTCTCCCTCGAGCGCCAGCCGCAGGCTCTCTTCGAGCTTCCGGCATCCCGCTTCCGGGTCCAGCACCGACTCCGCGGTGCCCACGTTGTTCAGCGCGTGGATCAACACCTCGGTGTCCCCGATACGGCGCCCCAGCTCGATGGCTTTTTCGCCCCACTCCCGCGTGGCGGCGTAGCGCCCGTCCAGCATGGAGAGGTGGGAGAGGTTGCTGTAGGCCATCGCGAGCTCACGGCCCGGGGGGTCCTCCGACTCGAGGATGCGCACGGCCTCACGCGCGTGGTGCTCCGCCTCCGCCTTCCGCCCGGAGAGCCAGTGCAGCCGCGACAGCCAGCGCAGGGAGTCCCCCTCCCGGCAGCGGCGGCCCGCCGCGTTCCAGATGCGGAGCGCGGCGCCGCGGGAGGTGAGCGCCTCCTCGATCTGCTCGGTGAGGTAGCACTCGTAGCCATGCTGCTCCAGCAGCTCCGCGTGCTCCTCCGGCGTGAGCCGGTCCGCGTAGCGGAGCGCGGCGCGCCAGTGGGCGGCCGCCTCGCGGTGCGCGCCGAGCGTCGCCGCTTCCCGTGCCGCCTCCGGCGCGAACCGCAGGACGGCGGCGCCGTCCCCCGCCCGGTCCGCGTGGTGGACGACCTGCGCCATGCCGGCCGCCCCTTCCCCACGCGCCAGCAGGGCCTCCAGGATCCGCCCATGCAGAGCACGGGTCCGTCCCGCCTCCAGGGAGCCCTCCCACGCCTGTCGGGCGAGGTCGTGCCGGAACGACAGGTGCTCGGGGCTCGATTGCAGCATCCCCGCCATGACGCACGACTCGATGGCGTCCGCTGAGGGCGAGGCGACCGCCTCCACCAGCCAGCGCTCGGCCCGGCCCGGAACGACGGCCACGCAGTCGAGCACCTGTCGCGCGGGACACGACAGGCGTATGGCCCGCGCGAGGACCGCGTCCCGGATGGAAGCCGGAACGCCCTCGCCCCCGCTGGCCAGCGCCTCCGTCACGAAGAAGGGGTTGCCGCCCGTGGCGCCGTACAGGGCGTCGGCGGAGCGGTCCGAATCCTGGGCCAGCGCTCGAACCGCCTCCTCCGAGAGGCGGGGGAGGCGGAGGCGGAGCGTGTGCTCGCGCGGCAGGTCGCCCAGCAGCCGCCGGAGCGGGTGGCTGGGCCCGACCTCGTCGTCGCGGAAGGTCAGCACCAGGAGCGCCGGGAGCTGCCGCATCCGCCGGGCGGTGAACTTCAGCAGGTCGAGCGTGGCCTCGTCCGCCCAGTGCACGTCCTCGACGATCGCCACGCTCCCGCTCGACCGCCCGAGCTCGGCCAGAAACGCCGTGAAGAGCCGCTCCCGGTCCGCCCGGTCCTCGAGGAGGCCGCCGAGCGCGCCGCGGGTCTGCCGGGCGATGTCGTGCAGCGGGCCGAGCGGGCGCGGCGTCAGGAGGGCGTCGCACGCGCCCCACAGCACCCGGAAGCGGGGGTCGAGGGATTCCACGAACCGCGTGGCGAGCGCGGTCTTGCCGATCCCCGCCTCGCCGCTCAGCAGGACGACGCGGCCGGCGTTCACCGCCGCTTCGGCGTGCGCGGAGGCGAGCTGCAGGAGGAACGGCTCTCGCTCGAGGATCTTCACTGCGAATTCCGGGGATGGGGTGCCGCGGGGACGGGCGAGCCTGGCGGGCAACCCAAAAGTAGACCCGGGGAACGCAGAGGTCCAGCTTCCTCGCCCGCGGTGCAGGGCAGCGCCCGGCGCGCCGGGTTCGATCGGAATGGCCGGAGACGGGTACAGGAGAGCAGGAGCGGCACCATCCACCAGCAGAGGGGCAGAGAGTGGCAGACGCGACACCCTTGACCGACGCGGAGCGCGCCAAGCTGGAGCAGCGGCGCGACCGGCTCATGAAGCTGATGAAGGAGGGCGACGGCTCGGGAGGCGGCTCCACGCTGGACGCCGACGACCGGGCGGACCTGGCGCAGGAGTGGACCCGGATCGACAACCTCCTGCAGCGCCGGTGAATCGCGGGGCAGCGGTAGCCTCCGCCGTCGGGATCGCTGCAGCAGCCGAAGGGGGCGCCGGACCGGTCCGGCGCCCCCATCGGCGCTCCGGCGGCGAGCGCGTCCGCGCGCCGGTCTATCCTTCCGCCCTCAGCGCATCGGTGGGCTCGACCCGGAGCGCACGCCGCGTGGGAACGATGCAGGCCAGCATGCACACCCCCATCATCAGCGCCATGTACGCCGCCACCATCCCGACCTCCTTCGCCGAGAGCCCGGAGACGACCCGGGTGAGCGCCGTCACGAGGACAGCCCCGGCGGCGAGGCCGACCCCGACCTGCGCGAGCGGCCGCGAGAGGATCGCCGCGGCGACGCGCCACGGATCGGCGCCCAGGGCGACGCGGATCCCGATCTCGCGCGTCCGCCGCGAGACGGTGAACGACATGACCGAGTAGATCCCGGCGAGCGAGAGGAGCAGGGCGATGGAGCTCACCAGGACGAGGAGCTTGAAGAGGAAGTCCAGCTCCAGCCACAGCGTGGACCCGACCTCGTCCAGCGGGAGGACCTCGTGGAGCCGCAGGGCGGGGTCCACCTCGGTGGCGATCGCGCGGAGCCGCGGCGCGAACGACTCCGGGTCTCCCCTCACGTGCACGGCCAGGTGGACCGGGAAGGCCGCGCCCGGCGCGAGGGGGTGGTAGAGGCCCGCACCCTCCGCCGGGTCGTCGGCGATCACGCCCAGGTCCTTCACGACGCCGACGATCTCGTACCCGGCGTCCGGCTCCTCCCCGGACTGCCCCGGCTGCCCCGGACGCCCGCGGCCCGGGTAGCGCACCCGCAGGCCGACCGGGTTCCGGCCTCCCAGCACCCGGTCGACGAAGGACTCGTTCACGATCACCGCGCGGCTGTCGGGCTCCAGGTCGCCGGAGTGGAAGGCGCGGCCCGCGAGGATCGGGGCCCCCAGGACGTCGAAGTAGTCGGCGTCGACCGCGGCCGTGCCCACCCGGTGCCCGCGGACGGGGTCCGGAGCCGCCGCCCCGCCGTCCACCTCGACCCGGCGCGGCGGATGGTGCGTGCGGGGGAGCCGGCTCGCGAAGGTCACACCGGCCACTCCGGGCTCCGCCTCCAGGCGCCGCTCCAGCTCCCGGTAGGGCGGGGCCTCCCCGTCCACCTCGAGCCGCGCGGAAAGGTACTCCTCCGCCGGGAACCCGACCTCCAGCGACCGGATCCCCGCCACGTACTGCCGCGCGAAGAAGGCGGTCGCGGGGAAGGCGACCGTGACCGCCACCTGGGCGACGATCACCGCGGTCCACACTCCCCCCAGGCGGAGGCCGCCGCCGCCCGCGGTCGCCTGCCGGAGGCGCGCGTCCAGGCCGCGGCCGGTCACCTTCAGCGCGGGCACGACGCCCGCCACGACGGCGCCGAGCACCGCGAGCAGCCCGGCGTAGAGCACGGCCGCCGGCGACAGGCTGCCGCTGAACCAGAACGGGAGCCGCCCTCCCGCCTCGGCCTCGGACACGCCCAGCCACCACCTCAGCGTGAACCCCGCGGCGGCGAGGCCGACGACCGCGGCGACACCTCCGAGCACCATCGCCTCGGCGAAGAGCTGCGCGACGATCCGGCCGCGGCTCGCCCCCAGCGCGCTCCGCACGACGATCTCGCTCTCGCGCGTCGCCGCCCGCGCGAACATCAGCAGGGCGACGTTGGCGCAGACCAGGACGAGGAGCATCACCAGGAAGGCGTTGACCGACATGAGCGCCAGGGATTCCAATCCCCGGACCCCCGTGATGGACTGGGCGTACGGGAGGACTTCGGGCCGCAGGTGCTCGTGCGTGTCGGGGAAGGCGGCGGCCGCGCGCCTGCCGAGCGTCGCCAGCTCCGCCTGCGCCTCCCGGAGCGTGGCGCCGGGAGCGAGACGGCCGAAGACCCGGATCTCGGGTCCCTGGCGCGGTCCGGGGTCCAGCGCGCCCGGGCGGAGCGGGACCCAGAGGTCGTGGGCCACCGGGAACGCGAAGCCCTCGGGCATGACGCCGACCACCGTGTGCACCGCGTTGCCGAGGCGGACGTCCCGCCCCACCACGCCGGGGTCGCCCCCGAAGCGCGTCCGCCACACGTCGTGGCCGAGCACGACCACGGGCGGGGCCCCCTCGCGCTCGTCCTCCTCCAGGAGAGGCCGGCCCAGGAGCGCGGGCACCCTCGCCACCCGGAACCCCGAGGCGGTCATCTCGGCCGCGGTGACCGGCTCGGCGGGTCCGTCCCCGGCGATCAGGTTGTGCTCGGCCGTCCGGAAGGCGCCGAGGTGCTCCACCCCCCTCAGCTCCCCGCGCCAGGCGAGGAAGTCGTGCACCGCCCGCGGCTCCACCCGGCTCCCCGCCGCGTCCCAGACCCGGATCCCCACGATGCGGCCGCCTTCGTGCAGCGGAATCGTAGGGCGGACCATCTGGGTCAGGAACTCGAACGTGGCGGCGCCGGTCGCGATCGCGAACGCGATGGCGAGGCCGCCGACCAGCGTCAGCCCCGGGTACCTCCCCAGCATCCGGAAGCCCAGCTTGAAGTCCAGCGACATGCCGGTGGCCCACCCCAGCCCCCGCGCGTCCCGTACCTCTTCCCGGTACTTCTCCACCCCGCCGAACGCGATGGCGGCCCGGCGCCTCGCCTCCTGCCGGTCGAGCCCCTCGCGCACGAGCCGCTCCGTCTCCATCTCCAGGTGGAAGCGCAGCTCCTCGTCCAGCTCGGCCTCGTCGCGGGCGCGGAACGCAAGCGCCCGCAGCCTCTCGCGCGCCTCCGAGAGCCACCTCATGCCGCGCCTCCGCTCCAGCCCAGGACCCAGTTCACCGCCGCCGAGGAGCGCTCCCACTGCGAGCGCTCCCGCGCCAGCTCCCGCTCCCCCGCCGCGGTCAGCATGTAGTACTTCGCCCGCCGGTTGTTCTCGGTGGTCCGCCACTCCGAGGTGATCCACCCCCTGGACTTCATCCGCTGGAGCGCGGGGTAGAGGCTCCCCTGGTTCACCTGGAAGACCTCCCGGGACATCTGCTGGATGCGCTGGCTGATCCCCCACCCGTGCATGGGCTCCAGCGAGAGCGTCTTGAGGACGAGGAGCTCCAGCGTGCCCTGGAGCAGGTCGGACTGGTCGTGCGCCATGATGTCTCCTTTTGGCGGTCTACAGAGGCAAGGTACACGCGTTCCTGTAGACCGTCAATAGGAATGGGACGCAGGTCGAGCCGGGAAGGAGCTCTCTCCCTACACCCCGCAGCGCGCGTGCGCCGCCATGAACCGCTCCACGCGGCGCGGGTCCACCGCCTCGCTCCACCGCCCGTCCACCTTGAACGCCGACCCGACGATGAACCCGTCCGCGCCGGCGTAGTAGCGCTCCAGGTTCTCCGCCGTGATCCCGGAGCCGAGGTACAGCGGGATCCGGCAGCGACCGCGCACCTCGGCAACGTGGTCGCTGGTGGGGCACTCGCCGGTGGCCGAGCCGGTGACGATCACCGCGTCCGCGCGCATGAACTCCGCCGCCGCAGCGGCCTCGCCGATGCCGACGTCCGCGGTCAGCGCGTGCGAGGCGTGCTTCTTCTTCACGTCCGCCCAGACCCGCACCCGCTCCGCCCCGATGTGGCGGCGGAAGCGCAGCAGCGAGGCCGCCGACGACTCGATGATCCCCTCGTCCGCGACGTGCGCGAACGCGAAGCCCTCCACGCGCACGAAGTCGAGCCCCGCCGCGTGCGCCACCGCCAGCGCCTCGTGGTTCGCGCCGGCGAGGATCTGGATCCCGCAGGGGAGCCCGCTCGCCCCCTTCACCGCCAGCGCGAGCACCGTCATGGCCGCGGTGATCTCCGGGCCGACGCCGCCGCGCAGGTACGGCACGTCGTGCATGTTCTCCAGCGCCACGCCGTGCACCCCCGCCTCGCGGTACACGGCGCACTCCGCCACCGCCCGCTCCTCCAGCTCACGCAGCGAGGCTCGGCTCGCCGGGGTTCCGGGGAGCGCGCCCACGTGGACCATGGCGACGACCGGCTTCGGGGAGGAGAACATGGGCGGGTGCGAGAGGGTGGAGGTGGACGGAGAGGCTCGCGCTCTCCAGGCGAGGGTCCCCGGGCCGCCGGGCAACCGTGCCTCGTGCTGCCCGGCACGTTATGTTTCTCCCCTTCGGACCGCCACCCCCCAATCC of Longimicrobiaceae bacterium contains these proteins:
- a CDS encoding AAA family ATPase, producing the protein MKILEREPFLLQLASAHAEAAVNAGRVVLLSGEAGIGKTALATRFVESLDPRFRVLWGACDALLTPRPLGPLHDIARQTRGALGGLLEDRADRERLFTAFLAELGRSSGSVAIVEDVHWADEATLDLLKFTARRMRQLPALLVLTFRDDEVGPSHPLRRLLGDLPREHTLRLRLPRLSEEAVRALAQDSDRSADALYGATGGNPFFVTEALASGGEGVPASIRDAVLARAIRLSCPARQVLDCVAVVPGRAERWLVEAVASPSADAIESCVMAGMLQSSPEHLSFRHDLARQAWEGSLEAGRTRALHGRILEALLARGEGAAGMAQVVHHADRAGDGAAVLRFAPEAAREAATLGAHREAAAHWRAALRYADRLTPEEHAELLEQHGYECYLTEQIEEALTSRGAALRIWNAAGRRCREGDSLRWLSRLHWLSGRKAEAEHHAREAVRILESEDPPGRELAMAYSNLSHLSMLDGRYAATREWGEKAIELGRRIGDTEVLIHALNNVGTAESVLDPEAGCRKLEESLRLALEGEYQEHVARAFCNLSCHAIEAHDYAVLYALLDQGIEYCTRRDLDSWVFYLRSYVARALLEQGEWTRAADEASSILAQPRVSPVTRIPALVVLARVRVRRGDPGAMELLDEARALALPTGELQRIAPVAAARAEAAWLAGDAARAASEAQEAYALSLQRDNPWERGEICYWLWRAGALPSPPEGIAEPFERHIAGEPGRAAAAWEALGCPYEQAMALGDSDEEPDLRAALAIFERLGATPAASVVRQRLRACGVRRIPRGPRPATRGNAFGLTRRQMQILDLLAQGLANGEIAGRLFISPKTVDHHVSAILAKLAVQSRGEAAALAREQGALTK
- a CDS encoding ABC transporter permease, producing MRWLSEARERLRALAFRARDEAELDEELRFHLEMETERLVREGLDRQEARRRAAIAFGGVEKYREEVRDARGLGWATGMSLDFKLGFRMLGRYPGLTLVGGLAIAFAIATGAATFEFLTQMVRPTIPLHEGGRIVGIRVWDAAGSRVEPRAVHDFLAWRGELRGVEHLGAFRTAEHNLIAGDGPAEPVTAAEMTASGFRVARVPALLGRPLLEEDEREGAPPVVVLGHDVWRTRFGGDPGVVGRDVRLGNAVHTVVGVMPEGFAFPVAHDLWVPLRPGALDPGPRQGPEIRVFGRLAPGATLREAQAELATLGRRAAAAFPDTHEHLRPEVLPYAQSITGVRGLESLALMSVNAFLVMLLVLVCANVALLMFARAATRESEIVVRSALGASRGRIVAQLFAEAMVLGGVAAVVGLAAAGFTLRWWLGVSEAEAGGRLPFWFSGSLSPAAVLYAGLLAVLGAVVAGVVPALKVTGRGLDARLRQATAGGGGLRLGGVWTAVIVAQVAVTVAFPATAFFARQYVAGIRSLEVGFPAEEYLSARLEVDGEAPPYRELERRLEAEPGVAGVTFASRLPRTHHPPRRVEVDGGAAAPDPVRGHRVGTAAVDADYFDVLGAPILAGRAFHSGDLEPDSRAVIVNESFVDRVLGGRNPVGLRVRYPGRGRPGQPGQSGEEPDAGYEIVGVVKDLGVIADDPAEGAGLYHPLAPGAAFPVHLAVHVRGDPESFAPRLRAIATEVDPALRLHEVLPLDEVGSTLWLELDFLFKLLVLVSSIALLLSLAGIYSVMSFTVSRRTREIGIRVALGADPWRVAAAILSRPLAQVGVGLAAGAVLVTALTRVVSGLSAKEVGMVAAYMALMMGVCMLACIVPTRRALRVEPTDALRAEG
- a CDS encoding PadR family transcriptional regulator gives rise to the protein MAHDQSDLLQGTLELLVLKTLSLEPMHGWGISQRIQQMSREVFQVNQGSLYPALQRMKSRGWITSEWRTTENNRRAKYYMLTAAGERELARERSQWERSSAAVNWVLGWSGGAA
- a CDS encoding BtpA/SgcQ family protein, which gives rise to MFSSPKPVVAMVHVGALPGTPASRASLRELEERAVAECAVYREAGVHGVALENMHDVPYLRGGVGPEITAAMTVLALAVKGASGLPCGIQILAGANHEALAVAHAAGLDFVRVEGFAFAHVADEGIIESSAASLLRFRRHIGAERVRVWADVKKKHASHALTADVGIGEAAAAAEFMRADAVIVTGSATGECPTSDHVAEVRGRCRIPLYLGSGITAENLERYYAGADGFIVGSAFKVDGRWSEAVDPRRVERFMAAHARCGV